GGACTTGATACATCTGTTATCATTCCATGGCTTAAAGAAAATTACAATGGCTGTGAAGTTATCGCTGTTTGTGCTGATATCGGACAGGGCGATGAATTAAATGTTGTTCATGATAAAGCATTAAAATCTGGTGCTTCTAAAGTTTATATCGAACATTTAACTGAAGACTTCGTAGCAAACTATGTATTCCCTACATTAAAAGCTAGTGCAATTTATGAAGGCAAATACCTCTTAGGTACTTCTTTTGCTCGTCCACTCATCGCTAAACGTCTTGTAGAAATCGCTAAAGCTGAAGGCGCTGACGCTATCGCTCATGGTGCTACTGGTAAAGGTAATGACCAAGTTCGTTTCGAACTTTCCGTTAAAGCTCTTGCTCCAAACATCAAATTAATCGCTCCATGGCGTGAATGGGAACTCCGCTCCCGTGAACAAGAAATCGCTTATGCTGAAAAACACGGTATTCCAATTGCTAAAGAAAATAAAACTTACTCCATGGATAGAAACATCTGGCATTTAAGCCATGAAGGTTCTGACCTTGAAGACCCATGGAATGCACCTAAAAACAGCATGTACTTAATCAGCAAAGCTCCAGAAGATGCTCCAGACAAAGCTGAATATGTAACAATTGACTTTGAAAAAGGTATTCCTGTTGCTGTTAACGGTGAAAAAATGGCACCTGTACAGCTCTTAGAAACATTAAATGACATCGGTGCTAAAAATGGTATCGGTATCACTGATATCGTAGAAAACCGTCTCGTTGGTATGAAATCCCGTGGCGTATATGAAAACCCAGGCGGAGCAATCTTATATGCAGCTCATCAAGAACTCGAATATCTCTGCCTCGACCGTCAGACTCTTCACTACAAAGAAACAGTTGCTATCAAATACGCTGAACTTGTTTATGATGGTATGTGGTTCTCCCAGCTTCGTGAAGCTCTTGCAGCATTCGTTGATGCAACTCAAGAAACAGTTACTGGTACTGTTAAACTCAAACTTTACAAAGGTAACATTTGCCCAGCTGGTGCAAAATCTCCATATTCCCTCTACAGCCAAGAATTCGTTACATTTGAAGAAGACGATGTTTACAATCAGGCTGATGCTACAGGCTTTATCAACCTCTTCGGTCTTCCACTTAAAGTTCGCGCTTTAATGAAAGAAAAAGCAGGTCTTAAATAATGGCTGAACAAATGTGGGGCGGCAGGTTCGCCAAATCTACCGACGAAATGATTAATGAATTTCAGGCTTCTATCAATTTTGATAAACGCATGTATCATGAAGACATTGCTGGCAGTATTGCCCATGCAAAAATGCTCAACAAAGTTGGCATTTTAAATGATGAAGATACTAATGCTATCATCACAGGTCTGAAAAATATCTTAATTAAAATTGAACAAGGTAATTTCGATTTTTCCGTTGACCTTGAAGACATTCATATGAATATCGAAAAACGCCTTACAGAAGCCATTGGCGATGCTGGTGGAAGACTTCACACAGCAAGAAGCCGTAATGACCAAGTAGCACTCGATACACATATGTATGTACGCCGCGAAACAATTGAAGTCGCAAAATTAATCAAAGAACTTCAATTAGCATTCGCAGATACAGCAAAAAAATACAAAGATGTAATCATGCCTGGTTATACTCATCTGCAACGTGCACAGCCGATTTTATTCTCCCACCATATGATGGCATATTTCTCCATGCTCAGCCGTGACTTCTCTCGCTTTAAAGGCGTATACGAACGTTGCGACATCATGCCACTTGGTGCAGGTGCACTCGCTGGTACAACCTTCCCTATCGACCGTCAATTTGTAGCTGAACAACTCAACTTTGACGCTATCTACTCTAACAGCCTCGACGCTGTAAGCGATAGAGATTACATCATGGAATTTTTATCCGCAGCATCTATTCTCATGATTCATTTGAGCCGTATCAGTGAAGAAATCATCTTCTGGTGCTCTCGTGAATTCTCTTTTGTAGAACTTGATGACGCTCATTGCACAGGTTCTAGCATGATGCCACAGAAAAAAAATCCAGACGTATCTGAACTTGTTCGCGGTAAAACTGGTCGTGTAATTGGTCATTTAATGGCTATGCTCACAACTGTAAAAGGTTTGCCACTCGCTTATAACAAAGACTTACAAGAAGATAAAGAAGGCTTATTTGATGCCATCGATACAATTAAATTTAGCCTTGCTGTTTATGCTCAACTCATTCGCGGTATGAAAGTTAAAGCAGATATAATGCTCAAAGCTGTTCGCGAAGACTTCTCTAATGCAACAGACCTTGCAGACTATCTCGTTAAAAAAGGTATGCCATTTAGAAAAGCACATAGCGTATCTGGTCATGCTGTTCATTACTGCATTGAACATAAAAAATGGCTTGAAGATTTGACTATGGATGAATTCAAACAGATGTCCGATTTATTTGAAGACGACATTTATGAAGCTATCAAACCAGAAACTTGCGTTAAAAACCGCAATTCCTATGGTGGAACTTCTTATCAACAAGTAGATATGCAGCTCGAACTTGCAGATAAAATCTTAAATGATGAACAAGCTCAACTTGATATCTATAAAGATAAACAAATAAAACTTTAATATCTTAAGATATAGAAAGCACGCAAATACAAATCGTATTTACGTGCTTTTCTTTTTACTTATTTTGTTTAAAATAATGATTTATTATTTTTTCCTGTAAATATTCCTTTGGTAAATAATCTAATATTGTCGTACCACTTAAAAGATTAACATACTTTATTAATTCTCGATACTGTCCACGAGTTACAACTCTTCCCTTTTCTTCAATAATTCTCATACTATCTAAAAAAACTCTTGCTATTTTAGAGTTATTAGCAAAATTACTTGAAAACAAAGTAAGTACTTTAGTTTGAAAATCTTTTTTTAGATATTCAATTGCATAGTATGGATTTTGTGCATTTTTATCATAAGTTAATCTACCAATCCACCAAAGTCTAGCAATAGGGTGACGTATTAAACTTCGTTTCTTTCCATATGCAAAAAAGAAATTCTTTTTTATTCTATCTTCACTAAATGCACCATTTTTCAAATTAAATCTATACTGCATATATTCAAAAAGACAATCATGTGCTAATCCTACCCATAATCGCTCATCCGTAGCTTGTGCATCTGATATATCCCTTAATTTTTCATATAAAATTTTAACATTATAATAATCTGCATCTGATGGATTTTCTCTTGTCATATCCATTTTAAAATCATTTACTTTAATTTTAAATTCCTGTAATGGATTATCTGGATAAACTGTTTTTATCCAATTCGTATTATCATCTTTATAATAATGTAAGTTATTTTTAACATTTCCTTTAAAATATGCCAAAGCATCTTCTGTCATAAAATATAATTTCACTTTATTCATCCTCTATATTCGTATCTATATTTTTTATAGTTAACAAAGCTTTCGCTATTGGCATATACATTATTTTTTGTGCCAAATCAATTGATATAATACTGTCCATTGTTTCATCATTTAAATATATTGACTCTTTACTTAAAAGTCTTTCTATTGCTCTAAACCAACGATAATCCTTATAATCCTCTAAACCTTCTTTTAATTGTTCAAAAACATATACCAATGTTGGAAATATTATTGCTGTGTTTACTATATCTACCATATTTGACTGTAAAGATACTGCATAATTATAATTCTCATAAACATCTCTATTTAAACCAATTCTTATCTTATCAGAATTTATTTCTACTTTCATATCTATCTTATCATCATCTTCTCGCTTATATATGATAAAAATAGATGGCACATCTGCAAGGTCTTTTGTATCTTTTTCAACAGAAAATTTACGTTGCTCTCCAATAGCTAAGATATTTCCAATATCTAAATTAAAAGTTACACCTTCATAATCTACATTAAATTTAGAGTTATAATAATCTATTATTTTTTCTTTAACGACAATAAACGGACATAACGATACCTCTCCTAATAAATGGCTATCTTCTATATCAAAAGAAAATTCATTTTGCATTGAACATTTTATAAAGCGATATGAAGTTGCTGGTGACTCTACATGCAATAAATATTCTGCTTTTCCATTTTCTATCAAAGTATTAATTTCTTTATTTTTCAACTTAAACTTTGCTTTTACCGTTATAATATTAAAATTCTCTTCTATCTTAATATCACAGTCAAAAGAAGAATTAATATAATCATCATTATTCTTCCATAAAACTGGATAAGGATACAATTTATTTATTATATCCAT
The window above is part of the Megamonas hypermegale genome. Proteins encoded here:
- the argH gene encoding argininosuccinate lyase — translated: MAEQMWGGRFAKSTDEMINEFQASINFDKRMYHEDIAGSIAHAKMLNKVGILNDEDTNAIITGLKNILIKIEQGNFDFSVDLEDIHMNIEKRLTEAIGDAGGRLHTARSRNDQVALDTHMYVRRETIEVAKLIKELQLAFADTAKKYKDVIMPGYTHLQRAQPILFSHHMMAYFSMLSRDFSRFKGVYERCDIMPLGAGALAGTTFPIDRQFVAEQLNFDAIYSNSLDAVSDRDYIMEFLSAASILMIHLSRISEEIIFWCSREFSFVELDDAHCTGSSMMPQKKNPDVSELVRGKTGRVIGHLMAMLTTVKGLPLAYNKDLQEDKEGLFDAIDTIKFSLAVYAQLIRGMKVKADIMLKAVREDFSNATDLADYLVKKGMPFRKAHSVSGHAVHYCIEHKKWLEDLTMDEFKQMSDLFEDDIYEAIKPETCVKNRNSYGGTSYQQVDMQLELADKILNDEQAQLDIYKDKQIKL
- a CDS encoding argininosuccinate synthase; translation: MENIKKVVLAYSGGLDTSVIIPWLKENYNGCEVIAVCADIGQGDELNVVHDKALKSGASKVYIEHLTEDFVANYVFPTLKASAIYEGKYLLGTSFARPLIAKRLVEIAKAEGADAIAHGATGKGNDQVRFELSVKALAPNIKLIAPWREWELRSREQEIAYAEKHGIPIAKENKTYSMDRNIWHLSHEGSDLEDPWNAPKNSMYLISKAPEDAPDKAEYVTIDFEKGIPVAVNGEKMAPVQLLETLNDIGAKNGIGITDIVENRLVGMKSRGVYENPGGAILYAAHQELEYLCLDRQTLHYKETVAIKYAELVYDGMWFSQLREALAAFVDATQETVTGTVKLKLYKGNICPAGAKSPYSLYSQEFVTFEEDDVYNQADATGFINLFGLPLKVRALMKEKAGLK
- a CDS encoding DUF6339 family protein, which encodes MTEDALAYFKGNVKNNLHYYKDDNTNWIKTVYPDNPLQEFKIKVNDFKMDMTRENPSDADYYNVKILYEKLRDISDAQATDERLWVGLAHDCLFEYMQYRFNLKNGAFSEDRIKKNFFFAYGKKRSLIRHPIARLWWIGRLTYDKNAQNPYYAIEYLKKDFQTKVLTLFSSNFANNSKIARVFLDSMRIIEEKGRVVTRGQYRELIKYVNLLSGTTILDYLPKEYLQEKIINHYFKQNK